A region from the Bdellovibrionales bacterium genome encodes:
- a CDS encoding replication protein yields the protein MKFNTLSTRTLAPRVIRAASLSENQNEVTVTQVRKSTLVEKPTQVGSELSEEHKLHVRRVTEQDSSVALESRAVEGLEKGYTRIPNPVLMRLVTGDFTRNEIKVALIIARFTISFRREFAPLSKKVLERQTGLRGAAILDAVSGLVKKGLIQKQQGNQYRPNMLGLILPEAWEGPDRPTKKESETDKGNADSKDTRRLETAKIAAHPVAENPPHPRSQLQPRGGSKFDLFKDINKYKNNNSSLNFQSSFRTTSRISNPSKSERESGKFFKN from the coding sequence ATGAAGTTCAATACCCTCAGTACGAGGACTCTCGCCCCACGAGTCATTCGGGCAGCGAGTTTATCAGAAAACCAAAATGAAGTTACAGTTACGCAGGTAAGAAAATCAACCCTGGTCGAAAAACCGACCCAGGTCGGATCTGAATTAAGCGAAGAACACAAACTGCATGTTCGGCGGGTGACTGAGCAAGACAGTTCTGTGGCCTTAGAATCACGAGCCGTGGAGGGCCTTGAGAAGGGTTATACCCGCATTCCCAATCCTGTTCTGATGCGACTTGTGACAGGGGATTTCACTCGAAATGAAATCAAGGTGGCTCTCATCATTGCTCGCTTCACCATTTCCTTTCGGCGGGAGTTTGCCCCTCTATCTAAAAAGGTTCTAGAGAGACAAACAGGCTTGCGTGGAGCGGCTATCCTTGATGCGGTATCCGGACTTGTCAAAAAGGGTCTCATTCAAAAGCAACAAGGCAATCAATATCGTCCGAATATGCTTGGCCTCATTTTACCAGAGGCCTGGGAAGGGCCCGATAGACCGACCAAGAAAGAAAGTGAAACAGACAAAGGCAATGCTGATTCTAAAGATACACGTCGTTTAGAGACGGCAAAAATTGCGGCCCACCCGGTGGCTGAAAATCCACCTCACCCCAGGTCACAACTTCAACCCAGGGGAGGTTCCAAATTCGACCTCTTTAAAGATATTAATAAATATAAAAACAATAACTCCTCTCTGAACTTCCAAAGTTCCTTCAGGACTACTTCCAGAATCTCAAACCCCTCAAAAAGCGAGAGAGAGAGTGGAAAGTTCTTCAAGAATTGA